A stretch of Shewanella dokdonensis DNA encodes these proteins:
- the gss gene encoding bifunctional glutathionylspermidine amidase/synthase, whose product MHKLQFPAEPFGTVLGHAPGGVAIYSSDYHSADPVQFRDHAAYRSYIGNEYMGHKWQCVEFARRWLYLNRGLVFTDVPMAYDIFALRHLRRVEDDALLPLQAFTNGSQKIPEAGALLIWAAGGEFDVTGHVAVITEVLAGKVRIAEQNLEHCKLPAGQQWCRELQLEQSADGGYRIIEGFCDTKILGWMIQTDDTTYAESAHWTDPQLFDLNSRNVTDKGQFKGPWLDESDPLQLAFVHAMGGHFLTDKVSEQYRYFRMSETAERELIRATNELHLMYLHATEQVLRNDDLLANFNIPKVLWPRLKRSWQTRRHQMINGRFDFCITHKGLKVYEYNADSASCHTEAGLIQRLWAKQAGDVDGTDAAADLLPALVEAWRHCDACGTVHILQDDDKEENYHALFMQRAMTEAGINSKIVRGLQRLHWNDAGEVVDEDGEAINCVWKTWAWETALEQIRAECEDDDRAPPIRTGSPNTPVRLVDVLLRPTVQVFEPLWTLIPSNKAILPILWSLFPQHRYLLDSAFELTDALKQHGYVIKPIAGRCGDNISLVDKHEQQLGQTDGRFAHQQQIYQELWRLPKVEGYRVQVCTFAVAGSYGGSCVRVDDSLIITTDSPLLPLRIVPDEQL is encoded by the coding sequence TTGCATAAGTTACAGTTTCCGGCTGAACCGTTTGGAACAGTGCTCGGACATGCCCCAGGTGGGGTAGCCATCTACTCCAGCGATTATCACAGCGCCGATCCGGTGCAGTTTCGCGATCATGCGGCCTACCGAAGTTACATAGGTAACGAATACATGGGGCATAAATGGCAATGCGTAGAGTTTGCCCGGCGCTGGCTATATCTCAACCGCGGGTTGGTATTTACCGATGTGCCGATGGCCTACGACATTTTTGCACTCAGACACCTGCGCCGGGTTGAGGACGACGCCCTGTTACCACTACAGGCATTTACCAATGGTAGCCAGAAAATACCGGAAGCAGGTGCCCTGCTTATATGGGCGGCGGGTGGCGAATTTGATGTAACCGGTCATGTGGCGGTGATTACCGAAGTGCTAGCGGGCAAGGTACGTATTGCAGAGCAGAATCTGGAACATTGCAAACTGCCGGCCGGGCAGCAATGGTGCCGAGAATTACAACTCGAACAGTCGGCTGATGGTGGCTATCGCATCATCGAAGGTTTCTGTGACACCAAGATCCTTGGCTGGATGATCCAGACCGATGACACGACTTACGCTGAATCAGCGCACTGGACCGATCCGCAACTGTTCGACTTAAATAGCCGTAACGTCACCGACAAAGGCCAGTTCAAAGGCCCCTGGTTAGATGAAAGCGATCCGCTGCAATTGGCATTTGTGCATGCCATGGGTGGGCATTTTCTTACTGACAAAGTGAGCGAACAATATCGTTATTTCCGCATGTCAGAAACCGCTGAGCGGGAACTTATTCGCGCCACGAATGAGTTGCACCTGATGTATCTGCATGCCACAGAGCAGGTATTACGAAACGATGATCTCTTGGCAAACTTCAATATTCCCAAGGTGTTGTGGCCCCGCTTAAAACGCTCTTGGCAAACCCGCCGGCACCAGATGATCAACGGCCGTTTCGACTTCTGCATTACCCACAAGGGGCTCAAGGTCTACGAATACAATGCTGACTCAGCCTCCTGCCATACTGAAGCCGGGCTCATCCAAAGATTATGGGCCAAACAGGCAGGTGATGTGGATGGCACCGATGCCGCAGCCGACCTTTTGCCGGCCTTAGTGGAAGCCTGGCGTCACTGTGATGCCTGTGGCACTGTGCATATTTTGCAGGATGACGATAAAGAGGAAAATTATCACGCACTGTTCATGCAACGGGCCATGACCGAGGCCGGGATCAACAGCAAAATAGTCCGCGGACTGCAACGTCTGCACTGGAACGATGCTGGCGAAGTTGTCGATGAAGACGGTGAAGCCATCAACTGTGTCTGGAAAACCTGGGCATGGGAAACTGCGCTGGAGCAGATCCGTGCCGAATGTGAAGACGATGATCGCGCCCCGCCTATCCGTACGGGGTCACCCAATACGCCGGTGCGCTTAGTGGATGTGCTGCTACGCCCCACGGTCCAGGTATTTGAACCACTTTGGACACTGATCCCCAGCAACAAAGCGATTCTGCCCATATTATGGAGTTTGTTTCCACAACATCGTTATCTGCTGGACAGTGCTTTTGAGCTGACGGACGCCCTTAAACAGCACGGCTATGTGATAAAACCCATTGCCGGTCGCTGTGGCGATAACATCAGTTTAGTGGACAAACATGAGCAGCAACTGGGACAGACTGATGGTCGGTTTGCCCACCAGCAACAGATTTATCAGGAGTTGTGGCGACTGCCGAAGGTGGAGGGTTATCGGGTACAGGTTTGTACCTTTGCCGTAGCCGGTAGTTATGGTGGCAGCTGTGTACGGGTTGACGATTCGCTGATCATCACCACCGACAGTCCCCTATTGCCGCTACGGATAGTACCCGATGAGCAGTTATAA
- the flgM gene encoding flagellar biosynthesis anti-sigma factor FlgM translates to MKISNQGIIPLDNLKADTPSTGKQPLPGSGDTAKTEVNNAQLSALSRSAGDVYAGLSEQDEVDMDKVMAMRSAIEKGQLPLDEEALVNAIMDMHRL, encoded by the coding sequence ATGAAAATTAGCAATCAGGGGATTATCCCACTGGACAACCTGAAAGCAGACACCCCTAGCACAGGTAAACAACCACTGCCGGGAAGCGGTGATACGGCCAAAACCGAGGTAAATAACGCACAGTTAAGCGCTCTTAGCCGTTCGGCGGGTGATGTTTATGCCGGTTTGTCTGAACAGGACGAAGTCGATATGGACAAGGTGATGGCAATGCGCAGTGCGATTGAAAAAGGCCAACTGCCGCTGGACGAAGAAGCATTGGTTAATGCCATCATGGATATGCATCGTTTATGA
- the flgN gene encoding flagellar export chaperone FlgN produces the protein MSINNLKTFFESMKQDVAQLNQLIGHLDNQYELLSNRRATELSWLNNQIIELLQNLRQSNLEREQFLQQLGLPANHEGLKLLQEKLPSPPAKKWGS, from the coding sequence ATGAGTATCAACAATCTCAAAACATTCTTTGAAAGCATGAAGCAAGATGTGGCGCAGCTAAATCAGCTTATCGGCCATCTTGATAATCAGTACGAATTGCTCAGTAATCGCCGAGCAACCGAACTGAGCTGGCTCAATAATCAGATCATCGAGCTGCTGCAGAATTTGCGCCAGTCGAACCTTGAACGAGAGCAGTTTCTGCAACAACTGGGGCTCCCCGCCAACCACGAGGGGTTAAAGTTACTCCAGGAAAAGTTGCCTTCCCCACCCGCGAAAAAGTGGGGGAGTTGA
- a CDS encoding methyl-accepting chemotaxis protein: MIRAVGIAKRSFFSFGLLGMVTLLLGLFAVGQLGILKNDINVLSQQWLPAVAKTGEMQRDFLSLRVSASEIFNRNDDDNIAKISTDISHWSDKLSDAEQQLEAFIVTDEAKKIFKSVKQLRENYIAAVKQIVVLIQQGNRQDALLLRSKDVQPISAELVSALDDLSAHQVDQATKASSQAITVFGETKVALLSGAVVALAIVLVLAWLFSRSLITPLREAVDVARTISSGDLTLEFVDEGRDEAADMIIALRQMQTKLRDAMHTIGDSSRQLAATSEELSVVTGQSTQIATEQSDQLQQAASAVNELTVAIDDVARSAATASDNSNLANDKTAQGQHKVSETIQTIEALVEGIKQSSAGISQLAQKVTEIGSVMDVIRGVAEQTNLLALNAAIEAARAGEQGRGFAVVADEVRALAHRTQESTAEIEAMIKSVQSETSHAVNDMSQSNLRAAETLTVANEAGQALTEIAALINDISQQNLTIAAAAEEQATVARTVDSSLVSIRDLSVQTAAGSQQTSASSTELAGLAEKLNELISRFKY; the protein is encoded by the coding sequence ATGATACGCGCTGTCGGGATTGCTAAACGTTCGTTTTTTTCTTTTGGTCTGTTAGGAATGGTTACCTTACTGCTAGGACTATTTGCGGTGGGGCAACTGGGCATTTTGAAGAATGATATTAATGTGCTCAGTCAGCAGTGGTTACCCGCAGTGGCAAAAACCGGGGAAATGCAACGTGATTTTCTAAGCTTACGGGTAAGTGCCAGTGAAATTTTTAACCGTAATGATGATGACAATATTGCCAAAATATCGACTGATATCAGTCACTGGTCAGATAAGTTATCTGATGCAGAACAGCAACTAGAAGCCTTTATTGTTACGGATGAAGCCAAAAAGATATTTAAGTCGGTCAAACAGTTAAGAGAAAACTATATTGCAGCGGTGAAACAGATTGTGGTGTTGATCCAACAGGGCAATCGACAAGATGCGCTGCTGCTACGTAGTAAAGATGTTCAGCCTATTTCGGCAGAATTAGTCTCCGCATTGGATGATCTGTCGGCGCATCAAGTAGATCAAGCCACCAAAGCTTCATCTCAGGCCATCACTGTATTTGGCGAAACCAAAGTTGCCTTATTGTCAGGTGCCGTAGTGGCCTTGGCGATTGTACTGGTCCTCGCTTGGTTATTCAGTCGTAGTTTGATTACCCCACTGCGAGAAGCGGTAGATGTCGCCCGCACTATCTCTTCTGGTGACCTGACACTCGAATTTGTCGATGAAGGACGCGATGAAGCGGCGGATATGATAATCGCTCTACGACAAATGCAGACCAAGTTACGTGACGCCATGCACACCATCGGTGACTCTTCTCGCCAACTGGCGGCGACCTCTGAGGAACTGAGTGTGGTGACCGGCCAGTCCACCCAGATTGCCACGGAACAGAGCGATCAGTTGCAACAGGCGGCATCAGCGGTAAATGAATTGACCGTGGCGATTGATGATGTAGCTAGAAGTGCCGCAACTGCATCTGACAATTCCAATCTTGCCAATGACAAAACTGCCCAAGGGCAACATAAAGTCAGTGAGACTATTCAGACGATAGAAGCCTTGGTTGAGGGGATTAAACAGTCTTCTGCGGGGATCAGCCAACTGGCACAAAAAGTCACCGAGATTGGTTCGGTGATGGATGTGATCCGCGGTGTTGCAGAGCAGACCAACCTGTTAGCACTGAATGCGGCCATTGAAGCTGCACGCGCCGGAGAGCAGGGCCGCGGTTTTGCTGTGGTGGCCGATGAAGTTCGCGCGTTGGCGCATCGGACTCAGGAATCTACCGCTGAAATTGAAGCCATGATTAAGTCGGTGCAATCTGAAACCAGCCATGCGGTCAACGATATGTCACAGAGCAATCTTCGCGCCGCAGAAACGCTGACCGTGGCCAATGAAGCCGGGCAAGCACTGACAGAAATTGCTGCATTGATAAATGACATCAGCCAGCAAAATTTGACAATTGCCGCTGCGGCAGAAGAACAGGCAACTGTTGCCAGAACTGTAGATAGCAGTTTGGTGTCAATTCGGGATCTGTCCGTACAAACAGCCGCGGGTTCGCAACAGACCAGCGCCTCAAGCACTGAGCTTGCGGGCCTAGCAGAAAAACTGAATGAACTGATCTCAAGATTCAAGTATTGA
- the flgA gene encoding flagellar basal body P-ring formation chaperone FlgA, translating to MFFPLRKRLWLLFPLLLALPTQAASTLAAALQQQVAKELAQYAKQLGVSGQKQQIELHFAGNAEQQPCTRWRFERPQPTEPPLGRLSYRIECLAPVTWTGRATAEVKFWTKVVVAAKAVGRDTKLNKSILTLRTQELGSLNRTPLFHVNDAIGKVTRRRLNRGDVISPFLLENPYIISRGDLVTLRITINTFSAVTQGTALEDARQGERIKVQNNSSGKVLQGVAQQQGLVKIDFTTK from the coding sequence GTGTTTTTTCCGCTGCGGAAGCGACTCTGGCTCCTATTTCCTCTGTTACTGGCCCTGCCAACTCAAGCCGCTAGTACACTAGCCGCCGCACTACAGCAACAAGTAGCAAAAGAACTCGCGCAATACGCTAAACAACTGGGTGTTAGCGGCCAGAAACAACAGATTGAACTGCATTTTGCTGGGAATGCCGAACAGCAACCCTGCACCCGTTGGCGTTTTGAGCGCCCACAACCCACTGAGCCGCCATTGGGACGACTGAGTTATCGGATAGAATGTCTAGCGCCTGTGACCTGGACTGGCAGAGCCACGGCTGAAGTTAAGTTCTGGACAAAAGTAGTGGTTGCCGCCAAAGCGGTAGGACGTGACACCAAACTGAATAAATCAATATTAACTTTACGCACTCAGGAGCTGGGAAGCTTAAACCGAACGCCGCTGTTTCATGTGAATGATGCCATCGGTAAAGTCACCCGACGCCGCCTGAACCGTGGGGATGTGATATCGCCATTTTTGCTGGAAAATCCCTATATTATCAGTCGTGGCGACCTGGTAACCCTACGTATCACCATCAATACTTTTTCGGCCGTCACCCAGGGCACAGCGCTGGAGGATGCCCGCCAAGGTGAGCGCATAAAAGTACAGAACAACAGTTCCGGGAAAGTGCTACAGGGGGTGGCACAGCAGCAGGGTTTAGTAAAAATTGACTTTACTACAAAATAA